Proteins from a genomic interval of Pseudoalteromonas sp. MEBiC 03607:
- a CDS encoding NAD-dependent succinate-semialdehyde dehydrogenase, which produces MSDLVFSDSFIDGDFYSTSQRFSVDNPATAEAITQVSNIDEAGVELAIKSADEAFSKLKQTTATERSETLRRWYDLVIEHKQQLAELMTKEQGKPLKESLGEVEYGAGFIKWFSEEAKRSYGDTIPATDSKHRLTTIKQPIGVVAGITPWNFPIAMITRKVAPAYAAGCSFVIKPSEHTPLCAIALAYLADKAGFVKGALNVVVSENAKMVGKIMTESERVRKFTFTGSTGVGKQLLAQCASTIKQTSMELGGNAPFIIFENADLDEAVAGLMGAKFRNAGQTCVAANRIFVQRSVLETVLEKLTDKVAELKVGNGLDDGVDIGPLIYPKAKEKVQTLVQDAVDKGASLIGDNSELEGSFQAPLILTDVTPEMDIYHDEVFGPVVSIITFDDEQEVLQLANDVPYGLAAYFYSENIKQVYRVSEALEYGMIGINEGLISNPVAPFGGVKQSGLGREGGHQGLDEYLEEKYLCVKI; this is translated from the coding sequence ATGTCTGATTTAGTTTTTTCTGATTCGTTTATCGACGGTGACTTTTATTCTACGAGCCAGCGTTTTAGTGTAGATAACCCTGCAACCGCAGAGGCGATTACTCAGGTCTCTAATATTGATGAAGCAGGGGTTGAACTGGCTATAAAAAGTGCTGACGAGGCATTTAGTAAGCTAAAGCAAACAACAGCAACCGAGCGCAGTGAAACGTTGCGCCGTTGGTACGACTTAGTCATTGAGCACAAGCAACAACTTGCTGAATTGATGACTAAAGAGCAGGGCAAGCCTTTAAAAGAATCCTTGGGTGAAGTTGAATACGGTGCAGGCTTTATTAAATGGTTTAGTGAGGAGGCAAAGCGCAGTTATGGCGACACAATTCCTGCCACTGACAGCAAGCATCGTTTAACAACGATAAAGCAACCCATTGGTGTGGTGGCTGGTATTACACCTTGGAATTTCCCGATTGCTATGATCACTCGTAAAGTGGCACCTGCCTATGCAGCGGGTTGTAGTTTTGTAATTAAACCTTCGGAGCATACGCCATTATGCGCTATTGCCTTAGCCTACCTTGCAGATAAAGCAGGGTTTGTAAAAGGAGCGCTGAACGTAGTGGTCTCTGAAAACGCAAAAATGGTGGGTAAGATCATGACTGAGTCTGAGCGTGTACGTAAGTTCACATTCACTGGCTCAACTGGGGTCGGTAAGCAGTTACTAGCTCAGTGCGCTTCAACAATTAAACAAACGTCTATGGAACTTGGCGGTAATGCCCCATTCATTATTTTTGAAAATGCTGACTTAGATGAAGCGGTTGCTGGCTTAATGGGGGCTAAATTCAGAAACGCAGGGCAAACTTGTGTTGCCGCTAACCGAATTTTTGTTCAGCGCTCAGTGCTTGAAACGGTGCTTGAAAAACTCACTGACAAAGTAGCTGAGTTAAAGGTTGGCAATGGTCTTGATGACGGGGTAGATATCGGCCCATTAATTTACCCTAAAGCAAAAGAAAAAGTGCAAACACTGGTGCAAGATGCAGTTGATAAAGGGGCGTCGTTGATCGGTGATAACAGCGAGCTTGAAGGTAGCTTCCAAGCACCATTAATTTTAACTGATGTTACTCCAGAGATGGATATTTATCATGATGAAGTGTTTGGCCCAGTTGTGAGCATAATCACCTTTGATGACGAGCAAGAAGTACTTCAACTTGCTAACGACGTGCCTTACGGTTTAGCCGCATATTTTTATAGTGAAAACATCAAGCAGGTTTATCGCGTAAGCGAAGCACTTGAATACGGCATGATAGGTATTAACGAAGGTCTTATCTCAAACCCCGTAGCGCCGTTTGGCGGTGTTAAACAGTCAGGTTTAGGTCGAGAAGGCGGTCACCAAGGTCTAGATGAGTACCTAGAAGAGAAGTATCTTTGTGTTAAAATTTAA
- a CDS encoding family 20 glycosylhydrolase, producing the protein MDFKKSLFAVMLATAPLMASAALTQSQVDQFAKGTELLFSVEDNFRNKDAGFLGKITLNNGSNVALPAGESDWQLYIHSVRKISTEHVAGLNIEHVNGDLHRIVPTSSFKGLAAGESLELPFDAQVWIVAYSDFMPRAFFVSGKNKPAVFANTDTEDFKQFVTPFTRENQLRRYNEPKDLSVLATAKVRYERNNADKVSVSKDDALKRIIPKPRKVEFNRGSATLNNNWQISYQGQLKHEVMVFMQDLQDDYGISLKAQPDHINIGKDKVIRLKVDPKLNNAKAESYTLEIDDEVITIIGSDNAGVFYAMQSLLNLIPANSQGSANLPQLELEDSPRYGWRGMHYDNGRNYHGKEAMFKLVEQMARYKMNKLHWHFSEDEGWRLEIPGLPELTDVGGYRCFDLEERECLLTQLGTGPFKSGSGNGYLKRDEFVELLKFAKDRHIQIIPEVEGPGHARASIKAMEARYHNMLEEAQKAAKNNIKTRSANKEIQHIDMGPATQYLLTDPKDTSVYMTVQNYKDNSMNVCMDSTYAFLDKVTYELQQMYREAGVQLKNLHIGGDEVGAGSWIGSPICQALFADPNNGVSGPADLKPYFTQRVATLLEKRGISPGIWEDGIMYDRENPFKRDEFPNKTFTVNTWDNIWEWGVADRAYRLANAGYQVVLSHGTHLYFDHPYEASPQERGYYWATRYTDTKKAFNYMPDDVYANADYTRTREPIVNLEALVGRPLPKLEKPENILGMQGQVWSETIRTEDQVLAMIFPRILSVAERAWHKADWEGESVDSKKQAKDWAEFSSAVGLKELDKLAKDGINLHLPVPGGVIEDGKLYANSAFAYLTIEYSLDNGQSWQTYVEPVKVNNNAKVALRTRLNAQQTSRVTVVGE; encoded by the coding sequence ATGGATTTTAAGAAGTCACTATTCGCGGTAATGCTAGCGACTGCGCCTTTAATGGCAAGTGCAGCATTAACTCAATCGCAAGTTGATCAGTTTGCGAAAGGCACCGAACTGCTGTTTTCGGTTGAAGATAACTTTCGTAATAAAGATGCGGGCTTTTTAGGAAAAATTACCCTTAATAATGGCTCTAATGTGGCGTTGCCTGCGGGCGAAAGTGACTGGCAGCTTTATATTCACTCAGTTCGTAAAATCTCAACTGAGCATGTCGCGGGCCTAAATATTGAACATGTTAATGGCGATTTACATCGCATCGTACCAACGAGCTCATTTAAAGGTTTAGCCGCAGGTGAAAGCTTGGAGCTGCCATTTGATGCACAAGTTTGGATTGTTGCTTACAGTGACTTTATGCCACGGGCATTTTTTGTTTCAGGTAAGAATAAACCTGCCGTATTTGCCAACACCGACACTGAAGACTTTAAACAGTTTGTTACGCCATTTACTCGAGAAAACCAGTTACGTCGTTACAATGAACCAAAAGATTTATCGGTTTTAGCAACGGCAAAAGTACGCTACGAACGAAATAACGCTGATAAGGTGTCGGTTAGTAAAGACGATGCCTTAAAGCGTATTATTCCGAAGCCTCGTAAAGTTGAGTTTAATCGTGGTAGCGCAACACTTAATAATAATTGGCAAATCAGTTATCAAGGTCAGCTTAAACACGAAGTTATGGTGTTTATGCAAGACTTACAGGATGACTACGGCATTAGCCTTAAAGCACAGCCTGATCACATCAATATTGGCAAAGACAAAGTTATTCGCTTAAAAGTTGACCCTAAACTCAATAATGCAAAAGCTGAAAGCTATACCCTTGAGATTGACGATGAAGTTATCACCATCATAGGTAGCGATAACGCCGGTGTGTTTTATGCTATGCAAAGCTTATTGAACCTCATTCCTGCCAACAGCCAAGGCAGTGCCAACTTACCGCAGTTAGAACTTGAAGATTCACCGCGCTATGGTTGGCGTGGCATGCACTACGATAATGGTCGTAATTACCATGGCAAAGAGGCAATGTTCAAGCTGGTTGAGCAAATGGCTCGCTATAAAATGAATAAGCTACACTGGCACTTTTCAGAAGATGAAGGTTGGCGACTTGAGATCCCAGGTTTACCTGAACTCACTGACGTTGGCGGTTATCGCTGCTTTGATTTAGAAGAGCGCGAGTGTTTATTGACTCAGCTTGGCACAGGGCCATTTAAATCAGGCTCAGGTAACGGTTATTTGAAACGTGATGAGTTTGTTGAGTTATTAAAGTTTGCGAAAGACCGCCACATTCAAATCATCCCAGAAGTTGAAGGCCCAGGTCATGCGCGGGCCTCAATCAAAGCGATGGAAGCACGTTATCACAACATGTTAGAAGAAGCTCAGAAAGCGGCTAAAAACAATATTAAAACTCGCTCTGCAAATAAAGAAATTCAACACATAGATATGGGGCCGGCAACGCAATACTTGCTTACCGATCCTAAAGATACTTCTGTGTACATGACGGTACAAAACTACAAAGATAACTCGATGAATGTGTGTATGGACTCAACCTACGCATTTTTAGATAAAGTGACTTATGAACTTCAGCAGATGTACCGCGAAGCAGGTGTTCAGTTAAAGAACCTGCATATTGGTGGTGATGAAGTTGGAGCAGGCTCGTGGATAGGTTCGCCAATCTGTCAGGCGTTATTTGCCGATCCAAATAACGGTGTATCTGGCCCAGCTGATTTAAAACCTTACTTCACACAACGTGTTGCAACCTTACTTGAAAAGCGCGGTATTTCTCCGGGTATTTGGGAAGATGGCATCATGTATGACCGTGAAAACCCATTTAAACGAGATGAATTTCCTAATAAAACCTTTACCGTTAATACTTGGGATAACATTTGGGAATGGGGCGTTGCCGATAGAGCATACCGCCTAGCAAATGCTGGTTACCAAGTGGTGTTATCACACGGTACGCATTTGTACTTTGACCACCCATACGAAGCAAGCCCACAAGAGCGTGGTTATTACTGGGCTACTCGTTACACAGATACTAAAAAAGCCTTTAATTACATGCCTGATGACGTGTACGCCAATGCTGATTACACCCGCACTCGTGAGCCAATCGTTAATTTAGAAGCGTTGGTTGGTCGCCCATTACCTAAACTTGAAAAGCCTGAGAATATTCTGGGTATGCAAGGTCAGGTATGGTCAGAAACAATCCGTACTGAAGATCAAGTATTAGCAATGATCTTCCCGCGTATTTTGTCTGTTGCAGAGCGCGCATGGCACAAAGCGGATTGGGAAGGCGAAAGTGTCGATAGTAAAAAACAAGCAAAAGACTGGGCTGAGTTCTCAAGTGCAGTCGGTTTGAAAGAGCTTGATAAGTTAGCCAAAGATGGCATCAATCTGCACTTACCAGTACCGGGCGGCGTGATTGAAGATGGTAAATTATATGCCAACAGCGCATTTGCTTATTTGACTATTGAGTACAGTCTAGATAACGGCCAAAGCTGGCAAACTTACGTTGAGCCAGTAAAGGTTAATAATAATGCAAAAGTTGCGTTACGCACCCGCTTAAACGCACAGCAAACCAGCCGCGTAACAGTTGTTGGTGAGTAA
- a CDS encoding sugar MFS transporter, with protein sequence MSETNKQSSIVPMAIVATLFFILGFATWLNGSLMPFLQQVLQLSPFQASLIIFSFYIAVTFTALPSAMIIRKVGYKNGMALGMATMMVAGLLFIPAAKTQVFALFLFAQLVMGAGQTLLQTAVNPYVVRIGPEESAAARVSIMGILNKTAGVVAPIVFTALILSDFKGFVGKELSQTDIDAMANGLILPYLGMAIFIGILGFAVTKMPLPELIDDSDEQKPGQVKEALSHPSLALGIVALFVYVAVEVIAGDTIGSFALSLGVEKYSVMTSYTMGCMVLGYFLGVLLIPRVLSQQAALTISAVLGCVLTLAIVTGNNETVFISTLLGLKSVLPDTLLLIAVLGFANAIVWPAVWPLALSGLGKLTSVGSGLLIMGIAGGAFGPLFWGLASGGVKSAEAQQMAYIVMLPCYLFILFYAVKGHKMKSWK encoded by the coding sequence ATGTCAGAAACGAATAAACAGAGCAGTATTGTGCCTATGGCGATTGTGGCCACGCTGTTTTTTATACTGGGTTTTGCTACGTGGTTAAATGGCTCATTGATGCCGTTTTTACAGCAAGTTTTGCAGCTTTCACCGTTTCAGGCATCGCTGATTATTTTCTCGTTTTATATCGCCGTGACTTTTACGGCTCTACCTTCAGCAATGATCATCAGAAAGGTAGGCTATAAAAATGGTATGGCGCTAGGTATGGCGACGATGATGGTGGCAGGTTTACTATTTATTCCTGCTGCAAAAACGCAGGTGTTTGCACTATTTTTATTTGCACAGCTTGTGATGGGTGCAGGGCAAACATTGCTACAAACAGCGGTTAATCCATACGTCGTAAGAATTGGCCCAGAAGAATCAGCTGCGGCTCGCGTCAGTATTATGGGTATATTAAATAAAACGGCCGGTGTTGTAGCACCAATCGTGTTTACCGCACTGATACTCAGTGATTTTAAAGGCTTTGTAGGTAAAGAGCTTAGCCAAACTGATATTGATGCTATGGCAAATGGTTTAATATTACCGTATTTAGGGATGGCAATTTTTATTGGTATACTTGGTTTTGCGGTTACTAAAATGCCATTGCCAGAGTTGATCGATGATTCTGATGAACAAAAACCGGGGCAAGTAAAAGAAGCGCTGAGCCATCCAAGTCTTGCATTAGGCATTGTGGCACTTTTTGTTTATGTGGCCGTTGAAGTAATTGCTGGTGATACGATTGGTAGCTTTGCGTTGTCATTAGGTGTTGAAAAATATAGTGTAATGACGTCATACACTATGGGTTGTATGGTGCTAGGTTACTTTTTAGGGGTGTTACTAATCCCACGCGTGTTATCACAGCAAGCAGCGTTGACTATTTCTGCTGTATTAGGTTGTGTGTTAACTCTAGCGATTGTTACTGGTAATAATGAAACTGTATTTATATCAACACTGCTTGGCCTAAAATCGGTACTGCCTGATACACTATTGCTCATTGCTGTGCTAGGCTTTGCTAACGCCATTGTATGGCCTGCAGTTTGGCCGCTAGCATTATCTGGTTTAGGTAAGCTAACTAGTGTAGGCTCAGGTCTACTTATAATGGGCATAGCTGGTGGCGCATTCGGCCCGTTATTTTGGGGCTTGGCAAGTGGCGGCGTAAAAAGTGCAGAAGCACAACAAATGGCTTATATTGTAATGTTGCCTTGTTATTTATTCATACTTTTCTATGCTGTTAAAGGTCACAAGATGAAAAGTTGGAAGTAA
- a CDS encoding mechanosensitive ion channel domain-containing protein, whose product MDTIMNWINENSGLIIHYAVQAVLALIIFFIGGRIAKFCEGLTEKAFDKKKVDKAVGSFVASIVYAIVFAATILMALSQLGIETTSFIAILGAAGLAVGLALQGSLSNFASGVLIILLRPFKSGDYVEAGGKAGTVKKIEIFSTELRTPDNKVIIMPNSSIMGSPITNFSRESTRRIDLVIGVGYDADLKEAKAVLKSVLDKEERLLKDPAYTVAVSELADSSVNFVVRPWVNSADYWPTYFDLMENIKIALDDANITIPFPQMDVHLHKED is encoded by the coding sequence ATGGATACAATAATGAACTGGATCAACGAGAATTCAGGTTTAATCATACATTACGCCGTTCAGGCGGTTCTAGCGCTAATCATTTTCTTCATCGGTGGTCGCATCGCTAAATTCTGCGAAGGCTTAACCGAAAAAGCATTTGATAAAAAGAAAGTAGATAAAGCTGTAGGTTCATTTGTTGCTAGCATTGTCTATGCAATTGTATTTGCTGCAACAATCTTAATGGCACTATCTCAATTAGGTATTGAGACAACGTCATTCATTGCTATCTTAGGTGCGGCTGGTCTAGCAGTAGGTTTAGCATTGCAAGGCTCACTGTCTAACTTTGCATCAGGTGTTTTAATCATTTTACTTCGCCCATTCAAATCAGGTGACTATGTAGAAGCTGGCGGTAAAGCTGGCACAGTTAAGAAAATCGAAATTTTCTCTACAGAATTGCGTACACCTGATAACAAAGTAATTATCATGCCTAACTCATCAATTATGGGCAGCCCAATTACCAATTTCTCTCGTGAATCAACTCGTCGTATCGATTTAGTAATCGGTGTTGGTTACGATGCAGACTTAAAAGAAGCAAAAGCGGTTCTTAAATCAGTGTTAGATAAAGAAGAGCGCTTATTAAAAGACCCAGCATACACAGTAGCTGTATCTGAGCTTGCAGATTCAAGCGTAAACTTTGTCGTTCGCCCATGGGTTAACTCAGCTGATTACTGGCCAACGTATTTCGATCTAATGGAAAACATTAAGATCGCATTAGATGATGCCAACATCACCATCCCATTCCCGCAAATGGATGTTCATTTGCATAAAGAAGACTAA
- a CDS encoding DUF481 domain-containing protein, with the protein MKLKALSILVAASAATSAFAADETKTWDVTSELGAIVTSGNTETTTLKGGIKVLHNLENWNNEYKLDGLYKEDEIENDQGVKETQRTNEKYSISAQGNYKLNEKHSHLFIYGSHVSDYFGAYRNESVISAGYGLRLIDRSDMWLNAEVGPGYKYFQYPDDSTEVDDNGNSLAGEREGEVIALGKVDYNWQISDSARFTQLVSVEYGDTNTKTRSESAILAKINGSLQMKVAYNITHNSDVADDKENTDTETSLTLVYSF; encoded by the coding sequence ATGAAATTAAAAGCTTTATCAATTCTAGTTGCAGCCTCAGCTGCAACTAGCGCATTCGCAGCAGATGAAACCAAAACTTGGGATGTAACCAGTGAGTTAGGTGCTATTGTAACAAGCGGTAACACTGAAACAACCACACTAAAAGGTGGTATCAAGGTTTTACATAACCTAGAAAACTGGAATAACGAGTACAAGTTAGACGGTCTTTATAAAGAAGATGAGATCGAAAACGACCAAGGTGTTAAAGAAACACAACGTACTAACGAAAAGTACTCAATCTCTGCACAAGGTAACTATAAGTTAAACGAAAAGCACTCACATTTATTCATCTACGGCTCACACGTATCTGATTACTTTGGTGCATACCGCAACGAGTCAGTTATCTCAGCGGGTTATGGTTTACGTTTAATCGACCGCTCTGACATGTGGCTTAATGCTGAAGTCGGTCCGGGTTATAAGTACTTCCAATACCCCGATGACAGCACTGAAGTTGATGACAACGGTAATTCGCTTGCTGGTGAGCGCGAAGGTGAAGTAATCGCACTAGGTAAAGTTGATTACAACTGGCAAATTTCAGACAGTGCACGTTTTACTCAGTTAGTATCAGTTGAATACGGTGATACCAACACCAAAACACGTTCAGAGTCTGCAATTCTTGCTAAAATCAACGGCTCACTGCAAATGAAAGTGGCATATAACATCACCCACAACTCAGATGTTGCCGATGATAAAGAAAACACAGATACAGAAACGTCATTGACGCTTGTGTATAGTTTCTAA
- a CDS encoding SLBB domain-containing protein: protein MKFFRLVIALFISLIFITEAHSVTPTKQQIEQFKKLPKSQQEALAKKYGLDLSMLDSTGQNANQLENENTDTVLSRGMFDDNKDNKEITEEDKFKPEEDKLKPFGYELFSGEPTTFAPSESALVPDSYIVGPGDTFSVSLFGKESSTEEVVIDREGRLTINKLKPVTVSGMQYSDVVELIKAKVKQEVIGTEAFVSMGKTRSIRIMVLGEAYKPGAYTVPSLASITHALFVSGGVSEIGSLRNIQLKRAGKTVTTLDLYNLLIKGDSSNDVILKPGDVVFIPPVGMQVSVKGEVRRPAIFELKKDESSQDLIAMAGGFNAAAYPQKTVVERYTGNSSRTVLQLNLSNKNAYKPNDGDVILVPSSSQELDNAVTLLGAVAHPGNYAWHEGKKVSQLFGSLKTDLLPIADYDYSLIVREINLRGDIEVHQFSLLKAISGEEDLELKPRDIVVVFSRFQSLENEENALTGMALTQEQLKQQEKIKLWDEYEERKFYEFIDLGTALDRELAESLVEETKQEVLSITELLTNKEELKEDEYAVFSRKKLLKPILSKLNQQATKDGGLQIIGVRGEVFYEGVYPRPVNANVGDAIIAAGGLKESAYLQNAEITRYKENSVLEHIGVDLSSLKDKSSISKYELKSKDTINIYPIPNWQQDRKINIIGEVKFPGVYSIAKGETLSSVIERAGGFTEFSFPEGAIFTRESIRLQQQQQLNKISEDLRRDIASKSFNSSITDASLSYQDMNSLLTDLAKVKAVGRLVIDLPSIVNGKRRLEVEDSDVLYVPSKRNSINVVGEVNFSGSHLFQDELSLDDYLNRSGGLKQRADEERIYIIKASGLIEVPDAGSWFAVNNDFQLSPGDTIVVPLDTDYIDNLTLWSSATQIMYQMGVAVAAISSL from the coding sequence GTGAAGTTTTTTAGACTTGTAATCGCTCTTTTTATCTCGCTTATATTCATAACTGAGGCTCATTCAGTCACTCCAACTAAGCAACAAATAGAACAATTTAAAAAGCTACCTAAGTCGCAACAAGAAGCGCTCGCTAAGAAATATGGCTTAGATCTTAGTATGTTGGATTCAACAGGTCAAAACGCGAATCAGTTAGAAAATGAAAATACTGATACTGTTTTGTCTCGAGGGATGTTTGACGATAATAAAGATAACAAAGAAATTACAGAAGAAGATAAGTTTAAACCTGAAGAAGATAAGCTTAAACCATTCGGTTATGAACTTTTTTCTGGTGAACCAACCACGTTTGCACCGTCAGAAAGTGCTCTAGTGCCTGATTCTTATATTGTTGGTCCAGGTGATACTTTCTCAGTTAGCTTATTTGGTAAAGAATCTTCTACAGAAGAAGTTGTAATAGACCGTGAAGGCCGCTTAACAATTAATAAACTTAAGCCAGTCACAGTTAGTGGTATGCAATACAGTGATGTAGTTGAACTTATTAAAGCTAAAGTTAAACAAGAGGTTATTGGTACTGAAGCCTTTGTGTCAATGGGCAAAACACGCTCAATCCGTATTATGGTTTTAGGTGAGGCATACAAGCCTGGTGCTTATACTGTTCCTTCATTAGCTTCAATTACCCATGCGTTATTCGTGAGTGGTGGTGTATCAGAGATTGGTTCTCTTCGAAATATACAACTAAAGCGTGCAGGAAAGACAGTAACAACTCTCGACTTATATAACCTGTTGATAAAAGGTGATAGTAGTAATGATGTCATTTTAAAGCCGGGTGATGTTGTGTTTATTCCACCTGTTGGTATGCAGGTGAGCGTTAAAGGTGAGGTACGTAGACCTGCCATTTTTGAGCTTAAAAAAGATGAGTCTAGTCAAGATTTAATAGCTATGGCTGGCGGATTTAATGCCGCTGCATATCCGCAGAAAACAGTTGTAGAGCGCTATACCGGTAATAGCTCGAGAACAGTTCTGCAACTTAACTTATCTAATAAAAATGCGTATAAACCAAATGATGGTGATGTAATTCTTGTTCCATCTTCTAGCCAAGAGCTTGATAACGCTGTGACCCTGCTTGGTGCTGTTGCTCATCCTGGCAATTATGCTTGGCATGAAGGAAAAAAAGTGAGCCAGCTATTTGGTTCACTTAAAACTGATTTATTGCCAATTGCTGATTATGACTATTCTTTAATTGTCCGAGAAATTAATCTTCGTGGTGATATAGAGGTACATCAATTTTCACTTCTAAAAGCGATAAGTGGAGAAGAAGACCTAGAATTAAAACCTCGAGATATTGTGGTTGTATTTAGCCGCTTCCAATCTTTAGAAAATGAAGAAAATGCGCTTACTGGTATGGCGTTAACTCAAGAGCAGTTAAAGCAACAAGAAAAAATCAAGCTTTGGGATGAGTACGAAGAGCGCAAATTCTATGAGTTTATTGATCTTGGTACAGCCTTGGATAGAGAGCTTGCAGAGTCTTTAGTTGAAGAAACTAAGCAGGAAGTGCTATCAATAACTGAGCTGTTGACTAACAAAGAAGAGTTGAAAGAAGATGAATACGCAGTATTTAGCCGTAAAAAGCTATTAAAGCCTATCCTTTCTAAGTTGAATCAGCAAGCTACAAAAGATGGTGGACTTCAAATTATTGGCGTGCGTGGCGAAGTATTCTATGAAGGAGTTTATCCTCGCCCTGTAAATGCTAATGTGGGTGATGCAATTATTGCGGCTGGCGGCTTAAAAGAGTCAGCGTATCTTCAAAATGCAGAAATTACGCGCTATAAAGAAAATTCTGTACTTGAGCACATCGGTGTTGATTTATCCAGCTTAAAAGATAAAAGCTCAATCAGTAAATATGAGTTAAAGAGCAAAGACACGATCAATATCTATCCAATTCCGAATTGGCAGCAAGATCGAAAAATCAACATTATTGGTGAGGTAAAGTTCCCTGGTGTGTACAGTATAGCTAAAGGTGAAACGCTATCTAGTGTTATTGAGCGTGCAGGGGGCTTCACTGAGTTTTCATTCCCTGAAGGTGCTATTTTTACTCGAGAATCTATTCGTTTACAACAGCAGCAGCAATTAAATAAAATATCTGAAGACTTGAGAAGAGATATTGCCTCTAAGAGTTTTAACAGCTCAATAACTGATGCTTCTTTATCATATCAAGATATGAATAGCTTACTTACAGATCTTGCTAAAGTTAAAGCCGTTGGCCGATTAGTTATTGACTTACCTTCGATCGTTAATGGAAAGCGCCGTTTAGAAGTAGAAGATAGTGATGTTTTATATGTTCCTTCTAAGCGTAATAGCATTAATGTTGTCGGTGAGGTTAATTTCTCAGGTTCTCATCTATTTCAAGATGAGCTATCACTTGATGATTATTTAAATCGAAGTGGTGGTCTTAAACAGCGCGCTGATGAAGAGCGTATTTATATCATCAAAGCAAGCGGTTTAATTGAAGTTCCTGATGCAGGCTCTTGGTTTGCAGTTAACAATGACTTCCAGCTGTCACCAGGCGACACAATTGTTGTTCCACTCGATACGGATTACATTGATAATTTGACCCTATGGAGTTCTGCAACACAAATTATGTATCAAATGGGTGTAGCTGTTGCAGCAATAAGCTCACTGTAA
- a CDS encoding nitroreductase family protein: MKTTVIKLLKKVIEQLQAAVLPLCSKSAILSGLYFTFFSRDFFYEHQAILKARLAYKKQQGMHGKSSALLRRNIHRLEKGLIMQPRRNVFALEYITETVSAYRVALNAQEVELSELQWANDVLTEYFSVVDKNHPVIDESYLLFSQLQTLELTSKKPFFYRQKAPQKVSYEDFLTLTKFRTSVRWFEAQNVEIEKIEKALAAALQAPSACNRQPFEFYSITEQPLLSKLANLPGGTAGFADNIPHLIAVVGDLSYYPLSRDRHVIYIDSSLASMQFMLALETLGLSSCPINWPELINQDKAVASLLNLPQYKRVVMFIAVGYPSNSGMIPYSDKKQAKDILKHV; this comes from the coding sequence ATGAAAACAACGGTAATCAAATTATTAAAAAAGGTAATAGAGCAACTTCAAGCTGCTGTATTACCTTTATGTAGTAAATCAGCTATTTTATCTGGACTTTACTTTACCTTTTTCTCACGGGACTTTTTCTATGAGCATCAAGCCATACTGAAAGCGCGTTTAGCGTATAAAAAACAGCAAGGCATGCATGGGAAATCAAGTGCATTATTGCGTAGAAATATTCATCGCTTAGAGAAAGGGTTAATAATGCAACCTAGACGAAATGTTTTTGCCCTTGAATATATAACTGAAACAGTAAGTGCTTATCGTGTCGCATTAAATGCCCAAGAGGTAGAGCTATCGGAGCTACAGTGGGCAAATGATGTTTTAACTGAATACTTTTCTGTTGTGGATAAAAATCACCCTGTGATCGATGAGAGTTATTTACTATTCAGCCAGCTACAAACTTTAGAGTTAACCTCAAAAAAGCCATTTTTTTATCGGCAAAAAGCTCCTCAAAAAGTTAGCTATGAGGATTTTTTAACATTAACAAAATTTCGTACGTCGGTCCGGTGGTTTGAAGCACAAAATGTCGAAATAGAAAAAATAGAAAAAGCATTAGCAGCAGCACTTCAAGCACCGAGTGCGTGCAATAGGCAGCCTTTCGAATTTTACTCTATTACAGAACAACCTTTGCTTAGCAAATTGGCTAATTTACCTGGCGGCACGGCAGGGTTCGCAGACAATATCCCGCATTTAATTGCTGTAGTTGGAGATTTATCTTATTACCCACTTTCACGCGACCGTCATGTTATATATATCGATAGTTCGCTTGCATCAATGCAGTTTATGTTAGCACTTGAAACTTTAGGGTTAAGCAGTTGTCCTATTAACTGGCCTGAATTAATTAATCAAGATAAGGCTGTCGCTAGTTTACTCAACTTACCACAATATAAGCGTGTTGTTATGTTCATTGCTGTAGGTTACCCATCCAATTCAGGAATGATACCTTACTCTGATAAAAAACAAGCTAAAGACATTCTAAAACATGTTTAA